One Pyrus communis chromosome 4, drPyrComm1.1, whole genome shotgun sequence genomic region harbors:
- the LOC137731315 gene encoding uncharacterized protein: MTKSPKVPGETKPSGAAEKPDDLEITSIGSLYTGPWDKKYWSSSRGKDRYPYPVGYQAVRAHNGSTYKMEIQEGPKGPLFSIICADGQSCSGQTPDMAWEKFQKTFFPRLKIWHGKRFSCKIDGVEFFGFKNPFVQRLLREMAANVNGTAERSLLPLSFCNRASGTDVDNHSPEPCSFVATPRITGKRSRRRELVNSNSFSSASIRRSRPEYLASVAEASKGKKRYHNNGKNAVNEDDICKYPKVLPPLPAHQEESEFSAKDILPLDFAGVSNHLRKDAVHKDTRLFTSSGNCKSTGLACNLSANEDKPLDRSQDADPMELEDKNVDATVPKDSKGLTDVGLYAPDTLDLTQDKTSDSAPTIQDRSALKVVIPEGLLTESHPKVSPPLVHLVPAHHEESDFSAKDSLPLDSVCFSNHLRKDSAHEEARLLVGSGSCKSTVLASNLPVDEEKPHDRYQDFDLMAPEEKNMDSTIPKDSEAFTDLCAPDTLDFTQDNTSESASTIQDRSALNVVISEGLVTESHPEQETDASKPNASSEINDFDSVGQEMAKSMMAFLLPQAIPLLKKGSRKEKGTVSPSEILRCMVKSQEEINETSAPSPAFYSWLIILFFILVGVMLSATKDAEEEGMYILNSDLGSIVPIRSIVPDSLEGDQYGDRVVNHMICSSDKAEADEDSSDDACLLNSYGQVVSVNKHKKSLDNHLEINGSKYIFPYKDVCMDSTGRLEECDTYISGSIPVCTSPHNRVVSEEIRDEFANRDGCSLGVIQSKQSNETSVNLPEDVIDDNQRGMLNSSKTSENENADKRTVAEIGNESFTKVSNLVYTRRKVHKGNYSAPFSESIVCRNNGDIYVPESYPSTETLLALETLQMGSSDDTSNKIDSFCAEAKIGGHSSCLNAEKPSTISKGPINSSVPAALQDQALFVASGEKDTSYSLDLPVSRVENHVDKDVVEHENLLKLNNSETSQKQGMSIIHDHNSIPHHSDSKSHSMEFNNELAGNLEFVGCYSHQSPVLSALLSAKGTETYVCVLCGHLVDKDGSLFIYKIQIEGPRVGCPSFVGHTSVTWPMRKDYFGKISLERSSLQFTPDGRCLVLLDSIKTPYCRQGSIDCSCSTCTSNCSEENTVKIVEVKLGYVSVVARLKAVDSLECILVCKPNNIVAVGESGRLHLWVMNSMWSARIENYVLPAEDCISPGIVELKGIPNCTHIVVGHNGCGEFSLWDISKRILVSTFSASSTSVCQFIPISLFTWQIQCPVSGYSDIEEHLKQMMPATCDGQFSLEGEDLAVWLLVSSSSDFDSQDYMSGDCDLNPVGRWRLALMVKNTMIFGSTLDPRAAVVGASAGQGICGTSDGLVYTWELSTGTKLGDTHHFNGGSVSCIATDDSRSGAVAVACDNQLLVYMHSEKQSVN, from the exons TCACAATGGGAGCACATATAAGATGGAGATTCAAGAAGGTCCTAAAGGACCTTTATTTTCG ATTATTTGTGCTGATGGACAATCCTGTTCTGGGCAAACCCCAGATATGGCATGGGAGAAATTTCAGAAGACATTTTTTCCCCGGTTGAAGATTTGGCACGGGAAGAGGTTTTCATGCAAGATTGATGGTGTGGAG TTTTTTGGCTTCAAAAATCCATTTGTCCAGAGGTTACTTCGGGAGATGGCAGCAAATGTTAATGGAACAGCAGAAAGGAGTTTGTTACCTTTGAGCTTCTGTAACAGGGCCTCTGGAACAGATGTCGATAATCATTCCCCAGAGCCATGTTCATTCGTGGCAACACCACGAATCACAGGGAAGAGAAGTAGGAGACGTGAACTTGTAAATTCGAATTCATTCAGTTCGGCTAGCATTAGAAGAAGCAGACCTGAATATCTGGCATCTGTAGCTGAGGCTTCAAAAGGGAAGAAGAGATATCATAATAATGGGAAGAATGCTGTGAATGAAGATGACATTTGTAAATATCCGAAGGTATTGCCACCATTACCTGCTCATCAAGAAGAGAGTGAGTTTTCAGCCAAAGATATTTTGCCATTAGATTTTGCTGGCGTCTCCAATCATCTCAGGAAGGATGCTGTTCATAAAGACACAAGGCTTTTTACAAGTTCTGGAAATTGTAAATCTACTGGGCTAGCTTGCAACTTGTCTGCAAATGAAGATAAACCT CTTGATAGGTCTCAAGATGCGGATCCAATGGAACTAGAAGACAAAAATGTAGATGCTACAGTGCCAAAAGATTCCAAAGGTCTTACTGATGTTGGCCTTTATGCTCCAGATACCCTTGATTTAACACAGG ATAAGACTTCTGATTCTGCTCCAACCATCCAGGATAGAAGTGCCTTGAAGGTGGTCATTCCTGAAGGGTTGCTGACAGAATCACATCCAAAAGTCTCGCCACCATTAGTGCATTTAGTACCTGCTCATCACGAAGAGAGTGACTTTTCCGCCAAAGATAGTTTACCACTGGATTCTGTTTGCTTCTCCAATCATCTCAGGAAGGATTCTGCCCATGAAGAAGCCAGGCTTTTGGTTGGTTCTGGAAGTTGTAAATCTACTGTGTTAGCCAGCAACTTGCCTGTAGATGAAGAAAAACCT CATGACAGGTATCAAGATTTCGACCTGATGGcaccagaagaaaaaaatatggatTCTACAATACCAAAAGATTCCGAAGCTTTTACTGATCTTTGTGCTCCTGATACCTTAGATTTTACACAAG ATAATACTTCTGAATCTGCTTCAACTATCCAGGATAGAAGTGCCTTGAATGTGGTCATTTCTGAAGGTTTGGTGACTGAATCACACCCAGAACAAGAAACAGACGCTTCTAAACCAAATGCAAGTtctgaaattaatgattttgattCAGTTGGACAAGAAATGGCCAAGTCAATGATGGCATTTCTTCTTCCACAAGCCATTCCTTTGCTGAAGAAGGGTTCGAGAAAGGAAAAGGGTACTGTTAGCCCTTCAGAAATTCTGCGTTGTATGGTGAAATCTCAAGAGGAAATTAATGAAACCAGTGCTCCATCCCCTG CCTTTTATAGTTGGTTGattattcttttctttataCTTGTAGGTGTAATGCTTTCTGCAACTAAAGATGCTGAGGAAGAAGGGATGTATATCCTAAATAGCGATCTTGGTTCAATTGTTCCAATAAGGTCTATTGTTCCTGACAGTTTAGAGGGTGATCAATATGGTGACCGTGTAGTCAACCACATGATATGTTCCTCTGATAAGGCTGAAGCTGATGAAGATAGTTCTGATGATGCATGCCTTCTCAACAGTTATGGGCAAGTTGTTTCTGTTAATAAGCATAAAAAATCTTTAGATAATCATCTTGAGATCAATGGAAGCAAATATATCTTTCCCTATAAGGATGTATGCATGGATTCTACTGGGAGGCTTGAGGAATGTGACACATACATATCTGGGTCTATACCAGTTTGTACATCTCCTCATAACAGAGTCGTTTCTGAAGAAATCAGGGATGAATTTGCTAATAGGGATGGATGCTCACTCGGTGTTATCCAAtctaagcaaagcaatgaaacTTCAGTTAATCTCCCTGAAG ATGTAATTGATGATAACCAAAGAGGcatgttgaattcttcaaaaaCATCAGAGAATGAAAATGCTGATAAGAGAACTGTTGCAGAAATTGGAAATGAGTCGTTTACTAAAGTTTCAAACTTAGTATATACCAGGAGGAAAGTTCACAAAGGAAACTACAGTGCTCCGTTCTCAGAGAGTATAGTATGCAGAAATAATGGTGATATTTATGTGCCTGAATCATACCCTTCCACAGAGACTTTGCTTGCGTTGGAGACTTTGCAAATGGGTTCTTCTGATGACACTTCAAATAAGATAGATTCATTCTGTGCTGAAGCCAAGATTGGGGGACATTCCAGTTGTTTGAATGCAGAGAAACCTTCCACAATATCTAAAGGTCCCATAAACAGTAGTGTTCCTGCTGCATTACAAGATCAAGCATTATTTGTTGCCTCTGGAGAAAAAGATACTTCGTACTCACTTGATTTGCCTGTTTCACGTGTAGAAAACCATGTTGACAAGGATGTGGTTGAACACGAGAACCTCCTCAAGTTAAACAACTCTGAAACATCTCAGAAACAGGGGATGAGCATCATTCATGATCACAATAGTATTCCACATCATTCAGACTCGAAGTCTCACAGTATGGAATTTAATAACGAACTAGCGGGCAATCTTGAGTTTGTGGGATGTTATTCCCATCAAAGTCCTGTTTTGTCAGCATTGTTGAGTGCAAAGGGGACTGAAACTTACGTTTGTGTTTTATGTGGCCATCTGGTTGACAAGGACGGAAGCCTATTCATCTACAAGATACAAATTGAGGGACCACGTGTTGGATGCCCTTCTTTTGTTGGTCACACATCCGTAACATGGCCCATGCGAAAAGACTACTTTGGTAAA ATTTCTTTGGAAAGATCCAGTTTGCAATTCACTCCAGATGGGCGATGTCTTGTTTTACTTGACAGCATTAAAACACCTTACTGCAG GCAGGGGAGTATTGATTGTTCATGCTCCACATGTACGTCAAACTGCTCAGAGGAGAATACAGTGAAGATTGTGGAAGTAAAACTCGGTTATGTTTCAGTGGTGGCAAGATTGAAAGCAGTAGACAGTTTAGAATGTATATTGGTTTGTAAACCCAACAATATTGTTGCTGTTGGAGAAAGTGGGAGACTGCATCTGTGGGTTATGAACTCAATGTGGAG TGCACGGATAGAGAATTATGTTCTGCCAGCCGAAGATTGCATCTCCCCTGGAATAGTGGAGTTGAAGGGAATTCCAAATTGTACTCATATAGTTGTTGGCCATAATGGTTGTGGTGAATTCAGTCTATG GGATATTTCTAAACGCATCCTCGTGTCAACGTTCTCTGCATCAAGCACTTCAGTCTGTCAATTCATTCCTATCAGTTTGTTTACTTGGCAAATACAGTGCCCTGTTTCCGGCTACTCTGATATAGAAGAACACCTCAAGCAAATGATGCCAGCCACATGTGATGGCCAATTTTCCTTGGAGGGGGAAGACCTTGCTGTCTGGCTTCTTGTCTCATCATCTTCTGATTTTGATAGTCAAGACTATATGTCCGGTGATTGTGACTTAAACCCAGTGGGAAGGTGGAGGCTTGCTCTAATGGTGAAAAATACGATGATATTCGGAAGTACATTGGATCCAAG AGCTGCTGTTGTTGGTGCATCGGCTGGTCAAGGGATCTGTGGTACTAGTGATGGACTTGTGTATACGTGGGAGTTATCAACAGGAACTAAACTTGGCGATACGCATCATTTTAACG GTGGCAGTGTTTCTTGTATTGCTACCGATGACTCGAGGTCGGGTGCTGTGGCCGTAGCTTGTGACAACCAATTGCTGGTTTATATGCACTCTGAAAAACAATCTGTAAACTAA